AAAATGAGCAGCGGGCCGAATTCGCCAAGGGCGCGGGCCCACGCGAGCGTAAACGCGGTGAGCATGCCCCGGCCCGCCTCCGGCAATGCCACACGCATAAATGACTGTGCCCGCGAACAGCCGAGTGTGAGCGCAACCTGTTCGCAGCGCGGGTTGATTCCGTCGAAGGTCGCTTTCATCGTGCGGATCGCGAACGCGGCGGCGACAGCGAACTGCGCCAGAATCACCGCAGGCACCTGATAAACGATCAGTTCGTTCAGTGACTTCCCAATGCCCGGAAGCCTCGCGGTGAACGGCCAGAATTGGAAAAGGATGAGCAGACTCAGCCCGACCACCAGCGGCGGCAGGACAATTGGAATATCCAGAACGGCATCCACCAGATTCCGGCCGCGGAACTTGAGGCGGGCAAGCAGCCAGCCGATCGGCACGGCGACAAAAACGGAAAGAATGGCCGAAAGCGTACAGGAGATCAGGCTGAGCGTAATCGAATAACGGATTTCCGGTTTGGCCAGCGCACGTAGAATCGGATTTTCGAAAAGGAATTTATGCCAGTCCGAGCCCTGCACCATGTAGGCCGCATCGCCCAGCAGCAGCAGAATAATCAGAAGAACATACGTGCCGCCGATAACGCTCATGCACAGGATAAAGAGCGAATCGGAAAGTCCTGTCCGCGTTTTGGTTTTCTGCGTCATTTCACCGGCATCGTAGCGTTTTTTCCGCAAAGCGCGAAAAGGAAATCGGCCGTCTGGTCACTTTTTCAGCCGGAAGTTGAATCCGGCGTCTTCAAAGCGCTTTTCGGACGCCGCGATTTTTCCGAACAGGCGGCGTCCAAGAAATTTATGTTCGCTGGAACACGCCACACTGAAAGGCTGAACGGCGATCGCAAACGGCGAGTCGATCCGGATCACGTCCACTTTATCGCTTTCCGATTTGGTGTCGGTGATATAGGCGATCGCCGCATCAACCGACTTGGTCGTCACCGCCGGTATCAGCATGGCGGACGACGCCGTCTGCGTCACCACGTTGCTCATGACACTGCCGTACACATTCATCTTCTCCAGCATGATGCGAGTCAGTGCGCCGATCGTGCACTGTTCGGGCTGGCCGACGGCAATGCGGATATTTTCTTTGGTGAGATCGGCGACGCCTTGAATATTTTTCGGATTTCCTTTCGGCACGGCAATCACGATAGCCGCGTCGGAAACGTCGATATCTTCCTGAAACCAGTCGCGGACGTTGTTGAGATAGTAGCGGTCACACGCCATGTAAACGTCGGGAAACCCCGCGCTGCCCTCTTTCTGTTTAATGACCTTCATCTGTCCGGTAAGGGTTCCGCATCCGTTATAAATGGTGTTCACCGTGACGCCTTCGCGTTGTTCAAATTCTTTTACGGTGGCATCCACAGCCCGGCGGTTCACCGATCCGCAGAAAAAAGTAATCTCCGGATGTGCGGCCCAGACATCGCCGTCAACGGCCTCGAAGCCGCACGTTTTGAACACTTCGTTTCCGATCTTGCTGTTGAGCCAGCGGGCGAAACGCAGCGCGGCGGTCGGCTGCTCGCTGGAGTTAAGTACCGCGACACTGACTTCATCGCGCACGGAATCGAACAGCGGTACGTTCACCGCTTCCAGCTCCGGATACTGCGCCGCCGTGGCATCCCAGATGATTCCGGCATCAACCGCGCCCAGCTTCACATCGTTGGCCACATCCGGAACGGTCGGCTTAAAAACTCCGTTCTGCTCAACCTGTTTTTTCACGGCATCCCAGATACCGGCACGTTCCAAAAGCTGTTTGGTTTGTTTACCAACCGAGGCGGATTCCGGATTGCCAAGCGCAAGGCGAACGCCGGACTGAAGCAAATCTTCCAGCCGCCGGATATTTTTCGGGTTTCCCTTCGGCACAGCAATGACCGGATGCTGGTAAGCCAGCGGAAGGACTTCGGCAATCAGCCCTTTCTTCGCCGCGAGCTCGATATAGCTGTGATCGGCGGCAACGTAGAGGTCGCCCTTGCGGGACACTTCGATATTGCTGAGAAGCGTGCCGGAACCGCCGTACTGAATCTGAATCTTCACGCCGGATTCAAATTCGTACCGCTTCGCCAGTTCAACAACCGGCGGCTTGACGCCGGCCGCGCAATAAACCAGCAGCGGGTTCCCGCCGGAGGCGGTCTCGTGCGGTTTCGAAATCAGAAAAAGCAGTGCAGCCAGTACCGCCGCAAGTATCAATCCGGCCCAGACAATTCGTTTCCCTGTCATCACGTTCTCCTTGTTTTGAGTTAATACGTTTCCCGGAGAACAAAAAAGACATTTTACTTGTGGAAAAATTCAGCTTTCGCCACCGTCTGCCTCCATGCCGCACACCGATCCTACAGCCACAGACGAAGCGCTGATGCTGCGTTTCCGCGATACGCTCGACGACGCCGCATTCGACGTCCTTATGGATCGGTACTACGGACGGGCACTGACCATCGCCGGAAGCCGCATCTTTGACCGTTCGCTGGCGCAGGACGCCGTGCAGGAAACGTTTATCCGGATGGTTCGCGAACGGAAAAAATACGACGGACGGAAATTTTCGCCGTGGTTCTATACGATCCTGCGCAATATCTGCACCGACTTCGTCCGGCGCGAAATGCGCCACCGCGATAAAATGGATGCGCTGTCCGTTGTAATCCCGGACGATGCGCCGTCAGACAAACGGAATGATTTTGATGAACTGATTGCCGCACTGCCGCCGACGGATCGCGAGCTTCTGGTTTACCGCTATGTGCAGGGCCTTTCCTTTCAGGAAATTTCGGAACTGATGGACATTACTGAGGACACCGCCAAGAAGCGCGGACAGCGGGCTCTGCAAAAACTCCGTGATACATTTGTCCCCCCGGACGGCGAGAGAGCGTAGTGAAGGACGGAACCATGAAAACAACCGAACAGCGTTTACAGGAATCCGTGGACAACCGGAACGACGGACTGGCTGAAGTCCGTGCCCGTCTGCACCGCGAGATCGCGGCGGAACGGCTTCGCGGCCGCTTCATTCTGTTTACAATTCCCCGTCCGCTTCGTGCCGCAGCCGCGCTGGCAGTCATCGGGCTGGGAACATTCCTCCTCTGGCAGACCACGCATAAAAACTGCGCTCTGCCGCTCTGCCCGCACTCCGCAAAAATCGAAAGTGCTGAACGCTTCATTGCCTCCGGCAAAGCGGTTCCGGAGGATTTTATTCTCAATCCGGAGCGCTACGACCGCATCTGCCACTGCTCGCCGCGCTATTCCGGCAGCCTCCGCTGAAAAATACCGTAAGATGTCCCTTATTTAACTTCCTCACCGTATTGGTGGAAAACCAAACGGAGAGGTGCCCTTCATGTTCAGAAAACTGTTTTGTGCTGTGCTGGTCTGTGCCGCTGCCGGATTCGCTGAAAACACCAATGTTTTCTTGGGTGAAAAAATAACGGTTTCCGCCGACAAACCGGTTCGTAATCTGCTCACAACCCCGGCGGCGGAATCCGTCGCGCTGGAAATTGCGACATCAACTGTCGATAGCGAAGACATCAAAAATCAGGATGCCGCGACGTGGAGCGATGCGCTGAAATTCGCGCCGGGCGTGCTCACCGAAACCCGCGGACGCAAAAATAAAAGCTTCGTCTCGTTCCGCGGGCAGATTTATCCGTATCCCGACTTTGCTATGAACGGCATCTGGCAGCGTGAATCCCGCGATATGACCTACACCCTGCCCGCTTCGCAAATCGGCAGCATCGAAATCGTCCGCTCCAGTGGCACCCTGCTGATGGGTTTGGCCGACATTGTTGGTGTGATCAACGTTCTGCCGAAAAAATATGATAAGCCGACCACGATGATCGAAGGCGAGATCGGCACGTTCAACACCTGGCGTACCGGCATCGCAAACGGGAACACCACGAGCAACGGCTGGTACACCGTCGGCGCGACCGCCAACGGTACGGACGGCCCCGGCGGACGCAACGCCGCCGAGCAGGCCCAAACGGTTTACGGTTACGGCGGAGTGCAGGCCAACGATCAGCTTTATCTCGAAGGTCAGTTCATCGCCATGCAGGGCTCGCGCGAGCTGATGACACCGGAACCGGACGGCCCGGCGCAGACCACGCTCAAAACCCGGCTTGAAAAATATGATCCGTTCCATGCGTACTCAGCGGGCGGCAAAGCGGTTTTCAAAGAGTCACCCAAGGCTTCGACGGAACTTTCCGGTTACTATACCTCGCGCTCCTATAATTTCATCAACCTCACCACTCCCGCTCAGAATGCGCTGGAACGCGACTATGAATACGGCGCGCAACTGATGCAGGCGCTGGAACTGACGGAGGCCAATACGCTGCGCTTCGGCGGCGTCTATAACCGCTGGGTCTGCCCGAACGGAAAAGATTTTTATGTCGGCGCGCCGCAGGATGTTGAAACCGGCGCCGCTGTACTGACCGACGAACACCGGTTCGACAAGCTGACTCTGGACGCCGGAGTACGGGTCATGCGCAACTACTACAATCAGTTTTCCGGCGCCAGCTATGACATCAGCGGCGTCAGTCGGGATTTTCCAACCGTTGAAAACCAATGGGGCGATCCGCTACTGACCGGAACGCTCGGCGCGAAATATAAAATCACCGACGAGGTTTCGCTCTACAACCATCTGGCGGCAGGTCAGCGGGCCAAAGAACCCGGCGCATTGAAAAAAGACGGCACCGACCTCGCCGACGAAATGCGCGTGATGTACGACGCCGGTGTGCAGATTGAAAGCAAAGATAAAGGCATGGTCAAACTCGGCGGCTTTTATGTCATGCGGAAAGACGCCGTCACCAAAACGGGTTCGGCAGCAACGAATACGATAACCGGCGACACGTTCTATTTTTCCGACAATCAGGATGTCAAACAGTACGGTCTTGAGTTTGAAACCCGTTCCGCGCCGATCGGCGGCATCGCCACCCTCTTCTTCAGTGCCACGGCCATGGACTCGCAGCTGAAGCCGATCGGAAGTTCAGACTATGTGGACTATCGGGAAATTCCGAACTGGATTCTCAGCGGCGGAACCTACATGCAATACGGTCCGTTCGATTTCAGTCTGGTCGGTAAATATGTTTCGTCCTTCGAAAACAACCGGTTCGCGCAGGATAAACAGTACCATCCGCTGGGAGACTTTCTCGATCTGAACGCCACCGCCGGTTACAGCTTCGGAGCAAAGCGGAATACCCGCATCTACGTTTCCGTGCAAAATCTGCTGGATCAGGAATATTCCACCGTCGTCGGCTACGACAATCCCGGCGCGCAATTCCGCTTCGGCGTTCAACACGAATTTTAAATTACCGGAATGATCCGGCGGTCATCTGCATCGTGCGAGTGGCGCAGTCTGCAGCGGCAGCATCGTGTGTCACCAGCAGCACCGCCCCGCCTTCGTCTGCGAAGGCCTTCAGCGCGTTGAGAACAATCCCGCCGTTCTCCGGATCGAGATTACCGGTCGGCTCGTCGGCTAAAAGAAGTTTTGGCCGATTGAACAATGCGCGGGCCAATGCGGTGCGCTGGCGTTCGCCAATGCTGAGTTGGGCCGGAACATGATGTGCGCGGTGTCCCATCCCGAAACGGGCCAACAATTCCTGCGCCCGGTCATGGCTTCTGGAATCCTTCTTCACCACGGAAGGAAGCAGAACGTTGTCGAGTACGCTGAGGTACGGAACGAGATGGAACTGCTGAAAGACAAACCCGATCTTCTCCGACCGCAGTGCACTGCGGTCGTTCGGAGAGAGTGAATACGGATCATTCCCGTCAATGGAAACCGAACCTTGCGTCGGTCTCAAAAGCGTTCCGGCAGCCAGCAACAGCGTGCTTTTGCCGCATCCGCTCGGCCCGCGGATGGCGACCACTTCACCGGAGTTGACGGTGAACGATACATCGTTCAGCGCGGTTACTTTTCCCTGCGGCCCGTTGAATACTTTGGTGACATTTTCAAATTTCAGCATGGGATCACTCCTCTCTCAAAACATCAGCGGGATCGGTTTGTGCGGCGATGAGCGCCGGAATCCAGCCGGAAATCATCATCAGTCCGACGGCTCCGGCCATGGAAATCAGCAGATTGAATACGCTCCAGACGGAGGCGGCATCGGCTGCCGAAAGTCCGTCCATACCGGCGGTACGCGCGCCGCAAAGCAGTGCGGCGGCGGCATAGCCGAGCGCTCCGCCGGCAAGGCCGACCAGCAGGTTCTTGCCGATAAACAGCAATAGAAGAGAATGAGTACGGAAGCCGATGGTGCGCAGCATTCCGATTTCACCGCGCCGATCGCGCACATCGCTGAAGGTGAGCAGACCGATCCAGCCGCCGCACAGCAGGAGCATAAGCGGAACGAGAAGCGCGGCGAACCGCTGGCGCTGAAGCTGAAGCTGGCGCTGTTTTTCTTTTTCCGCAGCGAGCTGGCGTGTGGTTTCCTCACCGGCACGAATCCGCGCTTCGGCTCGGGCAATCACTTTGGTGCCCATCTCGACAACCTGCGTGCCGGGGAGAATACCGGTGACTTCGCCGCGAATCTGATCCAGCGCATCCGCGCCGACGCAGAGACATTCCAGCGCCAGCAGCGAAGAAATCTGCCCCTTCATGTCGAGCAGTTCCTGCGCATCTTTCAGGTGAATCCAGGCGGTGATGTCATCTTTGCTTCCGCGCGCTTCGTGCAGGCGGTGGATTTTAAATTCCCGGCCCATCAGTTTAACGGTCTGGTTGCTGGTGATGCCGAGCGAATGGTGCAGTTCATAGCCGATAACGATCGTTCCTTCCGGCACCGGCTGAATCAGCGGCGCGCGCGGATTTTTGTAAAGGTCGGCCGCTTCGCCGCGCGTGCCGATCAGCACCATATTGCGTCCGGTTTCCGGCCAGACGATCCGCTTCTGAAGCATCGGCAGAATATGCTGAACGCTGACGATGCCGGACTTGACCAGCTTGTCGCCGTACGATTCGGGCAGCGTAAAGCGGCTCTCCTGATCAATGTACCACTGCTTCAAATCAACCTGTTCCGGCAGAATCAGCAGATTAAAACTGAGTTTCAGCGTGGCCTTGCGCATTTCATCGCGCAAGACGGCTCCGGCTTCGGCGGTCTGCTTTTCCCGCTCGGCCAGCAGAGTGCGGGCGGCGCGGTCGTGCAGACGCAGCAGCGTCAGCGCGGCGGTCAGCGCGGCGGCGGCGATGGCGACGGCCAAAAGCGCGGCGAGTGTACGGCGCAGGCGGTAGAACAGTTCGCGGCGAATCAATGTAAAGAGTTTCATGGTTCACCTCTCAGAATATCGGCAGGATCGCGGAGGACGGCCCGCCAGACTGGACGAAAACTTCCTGCCAGCGCAATCAGGAGCGAGCATGGAAGCAGTAAGACAAAAAGTTTAACCGGCATACCGCGCGCCACGGCGGCACTGATCAGCAGCCCGGCCGTTCCGCCGAGCAGTCCGAGCAGTGCCGCGCGCATCAAAAAAACGGCGGCGACGTAGCCGGATGAAAACCCGAGCGAGCACAGCGTACCGATCTCAGCCGTCCGGCGCGCCGTGTTGTCAGCC
The genomic region above belongs to Kiritimatiellaceae bacterium and contains:
- a CDS encoding ABC transporter ATP-binding protein, which translates into the protein MLKFENVTKVFNGPQGKVTALNDVSFTVNSGEVVAIRGPSGCGKSTLLLAAGTLLRPTQGSVSIDGNDPYSLSPNDRSALRSEKIGFVFQQFHLVPYLSVLDNVLLPSVVKKDSRSHDRAQELLARFGMGHRAHHVPAQLSIGERQRTALARALFNRPKLLLADEPTGNLDPENGGIVLNALKAFADEGGAVLLVTHDAAAADCATRTMQMTAGSFR
- a CDS encoding TonB-dependent receptor plug domain-containing protein, whose amino-acid sequence is MFRKLFCAVLVCAAAGFAENTNVFLGEKITVSADKPVRNLLTTPAAESVALEIATSTVDSEDIKNQDAATWSDALKFAPGVLTETRGRKNKSFVSFRGQIYPYPDFAMNGIWQRESRDMTYTLPASQIGSIEIVRSSGTLLMGLADIVGVINVLPKKYDKPTTMIEGEIGTFNTWRTGIANGNTTSNGWYTVGATANGTDGPGGRNAAEQAQTVYGYGGVQANDQLYLEGQFIAMQGSRELMTPEPDGPAQTTLKTRLEKYDPFHAYSAGGKAVFKESPKASTELSGYYTSRSYNFINLTTPAQNALERDYEYGAQLMQALELTEANTLRFGGVYNRWVCPNGKDFYVGAPQDVETGAAVLTDEHRFDKLTLDAGVRVMRNYYNQFSGASYDISGVSRDFPTVENQWGDPLLTGTLGAKYKITDEVSLYNHLAAGQRAKEPGALKKDGTDLADEMRVMYDAGVQIESKDKGMVKLGGFYVMRKDAVTKTGSAATNTITGDTFYFSDNQDVKQYGLEFETRSAPIGGIATLFFSATAMDSQLKPIGSSDYVDYREIPNWILSGGTYMQYGPFDFSLVGKYVSSFENNRFAQDKQYHPLGDFLDLNATAGYSFGAKRNTRIYVSVQNLLDQEYSTVVGYDNPGAQFRFGVQHEF
- a CDS encoding ABC transporter permease, producing the protein MSVIGGTYVLLIILLLLGDAAYMVQGSDWHKFLFENPILRALAKPEIRYSITLSLISCTLSAILSVFVAVPIGWLLARLKFRGRNLVDAVLDIPIVLPPLVVGLSLLILFQFWPFTARLPGIGKSLNELIVYQVPAVILAQFAVAAAFAIRTMKATFDGINPRCEQVALTLGCSRAQSFMRVALPEAGRGMLTAFTLAWARALGEFGPLLIFAGATRNKTEVLSTTVFLEMSIGDLEAAVAVSLIMVFAAVVVLLITRIWGSRDVMV
- a CDS encoding sigma-70 family RNA polymerase sigma factor, with the translated sequence MPHTDPTATDEALMLRFRDTLDDAAFDVLMDRYYGRALTIAGSRIFDRSLAQDAVQETFIRMVRERKKYDGRKFSPWFYTILRNICTDFVRREMRHRDKMDALSVVIPDDAPSDKRNDFDELIAALPPTDRELLVYRYVQGLSFQEISELMDITEDTAKKRGQRALQKLRDTFVPPDGERA
- the modA gene encoding molybdate ABC transporter substrate-binding protein, encoding MTGKRIVWAGLILAAVLAALLFLISKPHETASGGNPLLVYCAAGVKPPVVELAKRYEFESGVKIQIQYGGSGTLLSNIEVSRKGDLYVAADHSYIELAAKKGLIAEVLPLAYQHPVIAVPKGNPKNIRRLEDLLQSGVRLALGNPESASVGKQTKQLLERAGIWDAVKKQVEQNGVFKPTVPDVANDVKLGAVDAGIIWDATAAQYPELEAVNVPLFDSVRDEVSVAVLNSSEQPTAALRFARWLNSKIGNEVFKTCGFEAVDGDVWAAHPEITFFCGSVNRRAVDATVKEFEQREGVTVNTIYNGCGTLTGQMKVIKQKEGSAGFPDVYMACDRYYLNNVRDWFQEDIDVSDAAIVIAVPKGNPKNIQGVADLTKENIRIAVGQPEQCTIGALTRIMLEKMNVYGSVMSNVVTQTASSAMLIPAVTTKSVDAAIAYITDTKSESDKVDVIRIDSPFAIAVQPFSVACSSEHKFLGRRLFGKIAASEKRFEDAGFNFRLKK
- a CDS encoding FtsX-like permease family protein; protein product: MKLFTLIRRELFYRLRRTLAALLAVAIAAAALTAALTLLRLHDRAARTLLAEREKQTAEAGAVLRDEMRKATLKLSFNLLILPEQVDLKQWYIDQESRFTLPESYGDKLVKSGIVSVQHILPMLQKRIVWPETGRNMVLIGTRGEAADLYKNPRAPLIQPVPEGTIVIGYELHHSLGITSNQTVKLMGREFKIHRLHEARGSKDDITAWIHLKDAQELLDMKGQISSLLALECLCVGADALDQIRGEVTGILPGTQVVEMGTKVIARAEARIRAGEETTRQLAAEKEKQRQLQLQRQRFAALLVPLMLLLCGGWIGLLTFSDVRDRRGEIGMLRTIGFRTHSLLLLFIGKNLLVGLAGGALGYAAAALLCGARTAGMDGLSAADAASVWSVFNLLISMAGAVGLMMISGWIPALIAAQTDPADVLREE